A window of the Lolium perenne isolate Kyuss_39 chromosome 7, Kyuss_2.0, whole genome shotgun sequence genome harbors these coding sequences:
- the LOC127318665 gene encoding probable alpha,alpha-trehalose-phosphate synthase [UDP-forming] 9, with protein MVSKSYSNLLEMSAGDGVDFRQPFKSLPRVVTSPGIITDPEWDSRSDDDFVGSTSFAERKIIVANFLPLNCMKDEAGQWSFSKDDDALLMQLKDGFTDGTDVIYVGSLKVQIDPSEQDHVAQKLLTEYRCIPTFLPSDLQQQFYHGFCKQQLWPLFHYMLPICLDKGELFDRSLFQAYVRANKIFADKVMEAINTDDDCVWVHDYHLMLLPTFLRKRLHRIKLGFFLHSPFPSSEIYRTLPVRDEILKSLLNADLIGFQTFDYARHFLSCCSRLLGLHYESKRGYIGIEYFGRTVSLKILSVGVHVGRLESILNSPATVSKVQEIEQRYKGKMLMLGVDDMDIFKGISLKLLGLELLLDRNPDLRGRVVLVQIVNPARSSGKDVEEAITEASCVAERINVKYGSADYKPVVLIDYSIPFSEKIAFYAASDCCIVNAVRDGMNLVPYEYTVCRQGNVEMDKLRGVEKNSHHTSTLIVSEFVGCSPSLSGAFRVNPWSVDDVADALHHATDLTESEKRLRHEKHYRYVSTHHVAYWARSFIQDLERACKDHYSRRCWAIGFGLNFRVIALSPGFRKLSLEHFVSSYNKATRRAIFLDYDGTLVPQSSINKAPSAEVISILNSLCDDSKNDVFIVSGRGQNSLDEWFNPCEKLGIAAEHGYFVRWNKAAEWESNYSIPDREWKHIAEPVMQVYTETTDGSFIEAKESALVWHYLDADHDFGSCQAKELVDHLERVLSNEPVGVKCGHFIVEVKPQGVSKGLAVDKLIHTLINNGKAPDFLMCIGNDRSDEDMFESINSKASSSVFTTAPEVLACSVGQKPSKAKYYVDDTAEVIRLLKNVSGVSSQPEVVSQGRVTFRDVLDYVE; from the exons ATGGTTTCAAAGTCTTACTCCAATCTTCTAGAAATGAGCGCTGGAGATGGGGTTGACTTCCGGCAACCTTTTAAGTCTCTTCCTCGTGTGGTGACCTCTCCTGGCATTATAACTGATCCTGAATGGGATTCAAGAAGTGATGATGATTTTGTTGGTTCGACATCTTTTGCTGAGAGGAAAATAATTGTGGCCAACTTCCTTCCCCTAAACTGTATGAAAGATGAAGCGGGGCAATGGTCTTTCTCAAAAGATGACGATGCACTACTCATGCAACTGAAAGATGGTTTTACAGATGGGACCGATGTTATCTATGTGGGCAGTTTGAAGGTTCAAATAGACCCCAGCGAGCAGGACCATGTGGCACAGAAACTTCTTACAGAATATCGATGCATACCCACTTTTCTCCCTTCTGACCTACAGCAGCAGTTCTACCATGGCTTCTGCAAACAGCAGCTGTGGCCGCTTTTCCATTATATGCTCCCCATTTGCCTTGACAAAGGTGAGCTCTTTGACCGCTCCCTGTTCCAAGCCTATGTCCGAGCCAACAAAATCTTTGCTGACAAAGTTATGGAAGCAATCAATACAGATGACGATTGTGTCTGGGTTCATGATTATCATCTCATGCTTCTCCCAACATTTTTGAGAAAGAGGTTGCACCGAATAAAGCTTGGTTTCTTCCTGCACAGTCCATTCCCCTCCTCAGAAATCTATAGGACACTGCCTGTAAGGGATGAGATCCTGAAGTCATTGCTTAATGCTGATCTCATTGGTTTTCAAACTTTCGACTATGCCCGCCACTTCCTTTCTTGTTGTAGCAGATTGTTAGGACTGCATTATGAATCAAAACGTGGTTACATTGGAATAGAGTATTTTGGCCGAACAGTGAGCTTGAAGATCCTCTCAGTGGGTGTCCATGTTGGGCGGCTTGAGTCCATCTTGAATTCGCCCGCCACAGTTAGCAAGGTTCAAGAAATTGAACAAAGGTACAAGGGCAAGATGCTGATGTTAGGTGTTGATGACATGGACATCTTCAAAGGGATCAGTCTAAAACTGCTTGGGTTGGAGCTTCTTCTAGACAGGAATCCAGATCTTAGAGGGAGGGTGGTCCTTGTACAGATTGTCAATCCAGCTAGAAGCTCAGGGAAGGATGTGGAGGAAGCAATAACAGAAGCTAGCTGTGTAGCTGAAAGGATTAATGTTAAGTATGGTTCTGCAGATTACAAGCCTGTTGTCCTCATTGACTATAGTATTCCATTTTCTGAAAAGATTGCATTCTATGCTGCATCTGACTGTTGCATTGTAAATGCTGTGAGGGATGGCATgaacttagtgccatatgagtacACTGTTTGCCGGCAGGGAAATGTTGAGATGGATAAGCTCAGAGGTGTTGAGAAAAACTCCCATCACACGAGCACACTGATTGTGTCGGAGTTTGTTGGTTGCTCCCCGTCTCTCAGTGGTGCTTTCAGGGTAAATCCTTGGAGTGTTGATGATGTGGCTGATGCTTTACACCATGCAACAGACTTGACTGAATCTGAGAAAAGACTGCGACATGAGAAACATTATCGCTATGTCAGTACTCATCATGTTGCTTACTGGGCACGCAGCTTTATTCAAGATCTTGAACGGGCATGCAAAGATCACTATAGCCGGAGGTGTTGGGCTATTGGGTTTGGTCTGAATTTTAGAGTTATTGCTCTTTCTCCTGGTTTCAGAAAGCTATCTTTGGAGCACTTTGTTTCTTCTTATAACAAGGCTACCAGAAGGGCAATATTTCTTGACTATGATGGTACACTCGTGCCTCAATCATCAATCAACAAAGCTCCGAGTGCAGAAGTAATTTCTATTCTTAACAGCTTATGTGATGACTCAAAGAACGATGTATTTATAGTCAGTGGAAGAGGGCAGAATTCACTTGATGAGTGGTTTAATCCATGTGAAAAGCTTGGTATTGCCGCGGAACATGGTTATTTTGTCAG ATGGAACAAAGCTGCTGAATGGGAGTCAAACTATTCAATTCCAGACCGGGAATGGAAGCATATTGCTGAACCTGTCATGCAGGTATACACTGAAACAACTGATGGATCCTTCATAGAGGCAAAGGAAAGTGCTCTAGTATGGCACTATCTGGATGCGGACCACGATTTTGGTTCCTGCCAAGCAAAGGAATTAGTGGACCATCTTGAGAGGGTGCTATCGAATGAACCAGTTGGTGTGAAGTGTGGTCATTTTATTGTAGAAGTCAAACCACAG GGAGTTAGCAAGGGGCTTGCTGTAGACAAGCTAATTCACACGTTGATCAACAATGGGAAGGCTCCAGATTTTCTGATGTGCATTGGCAATGATCGATCCGACGAGGACATGTTTGAAAGCATCAATAGCAAGGCCTCCAGTTCTGTGTTCACGACAGCTCCGGAGGTCCTTGCCTGCTCTGTTGGCCAAAAgccaagcaaagcaaagtactatgTGGATGATACTGCTGAAGTAATCAGATTACTCAAGAATGTAAGCGGTGTTTCATCTCAACCGGAGGTTGTCAGCCAGGGACGCGTAACCTTCCGAGATGTGCTGGATTATGTGGAGTAA